The Geodermatophilaceae bacterium NBWT11 genome has a segment encoding these proteins:
- the nth gene encoding endonuclease III, protein MTGPCVSAPRPTLDRVSVPAAPTRTEPPAPPRRAARAARLGVSPYDPGETSLGRTRRARRMARELAVIHPDAHCELDFTTPLELLVATVLSAQTTDRTVNTVTPTLFARYRTAADYAGADREELETILKPTGFYRAKANSVLGLGRALVEQFDGEVPGRLADLVTLPGVGRKTANVVLGDAFGVPGLTVDTHFGRLVRRFGWTAEEDPVKVETEVAVLVPKKEWTDFSHRVIFHGRRVCHAKKPACGACGLARWCPSYGTGPMDPETAGKLVKSPAASDTL, encoded by the coding sequence ATGACAGGTCCGTGCGTGTCGGCCCCCCGGCCTACGCTCGACCGCGTGTCCGTCCCCGCCGCCCCGACCCGCACCGAACCGCCGGCACCCCCGCGGCGGGCCGCCCGGGCCGCCCGCCTGGGTGTGTCCCCGTACGACCCGGGCGAGACGTCGCTGGGCCGCACCCGGAGGGCTCGTCGGATGGCCCGCGAGCTGGCGGTGATCCACCCCGACGCGCACTGCGAGCTGGACTTCACCACCCCGCTGGAGCTGCTGGTCGCCACCGTGCTGTCCGCCCAGACCACCGACCGCACGGTCAACACGGTCACCCCGACGCTGTTCGCCCGGTACCGCACGGCCGCCGACTACGCCGGGGCCGATCGCGAGGAGCTGGAGACCATCCTCAAGCCGACCGGCTTCTACCGGGCCAAGGCGAACTCGGTGCTGGGCCTGGGGCGGGCGCTCGTCGAGCAGTTCGACGGCGAGGTGCCCGGCCGGCTGGCCGACCTGGTGACGCTGCCCGGGGTCGGCCGCAAGACCGCGAACGTGGTGCTCGGCGATGCCTTCGGGGTCCCCGGGCTCACGGTGGACACCCACTTCGGCCGGCTGGTGCGCCGGTTCGGCTGGACCGCCGAGGAGGACCCGGTGAAGGTCGAGACCGAGGTCGCCGTGCTGGTGCCGAAGAAGGAGTGGACCGACTTCTCCCACCGGGTGATCTTCCACGGGCGCCGGGTCTGCCACGCCAAGAAGCCGGCCTGCGGCGCCTGCGGGCTGGCCCGCTGGTGTCCGTCCTACGGCACGGGGCCGATGGACCCCGAGACTGCGGGGAAGCTCGTGAAGAGCCCGGCCGCCTCGGACACGCTGTGA
- a CDS encoding TlpA family protein disulfide reductase yields the protein MLAGCTSGSDDDAAAPTTSDVDVQGLDTALESCPEQDGPDVTATEALPPLVFDCIGGGTLDLGRAPGVPTVINLWGSWCPPCREELPIVQQLAEAAGDQVQVLGLVSVDTLTAADSFAADAGATFPNAFDRQGDLSAELGYRGAPYTFFLAADGTLTYTETGAVDSLAEFEQLVSDHLGVTL from the coding sequence CTGCTGGCCGGGTGCACCAGCGGCTCGGACGACGACGCAGCCGCACCGACGACCTCGGACGTGGACGTCCAGGGCCTGGACACTGCGCTGGAGTCCTGTCCTGAGCAGGACGGTCCCGACGTCACTGCCACCGAGGCACTCCCGCCGCTCGTCTTCGACTGCATCGGGGGCGGCACGCTCGACCTGGGGCGAGCTCCGGGCGTGCCCACCGTCATCAACCTGTGGGGGTCCTGGTGCCCGCCGTGCCGCGAGGAACTGCCGATCGTGCAGCAACTCGCCGAGGCCGCGGGTGACCAGGTCCAGGTGCTCGGGCTCGTCAGCGTGGACACCCTGACCGCTGCCGACTCCTTCGCTGCCGATGCGGGTGCGACGTTCCCCAACGCGTTCGACCGGCAGGGTGACCTGTCTGCCGAGCTGGGCTACCGGGGCGCGCCGTACACGTTCTTCCTCGCCGCGGACGGCACGTTGACGTACACGGAGACCGGGGCAGTGGACTCGCTCGCGGAGTTCGAGCAGCTGGTCTCTGACCACCTGGGCGTCACGCTGTGA
- a CDS encoding CoA pyrophosphatase, translated as MLDPDLTGVPEHVRRLVTGAADLPLRHRRADATDSARRSAVLILFGHGPAGPDVLLIEKSDRLRTHAGQPAFPGGGVDPGDDYPVGTALREAHEEVGVDPADVRVLATLPELFLGPSDNLVVPVVGWWDDPRETVTGDPFEVAQVARVPLAALVDPVNRFRVRHPSGYVGPAFAVAGMVVWGFTAGVLDAVLTACGLERPWDATDVRPLAAEQERVRGAHAQVTEEPADRAAPTVAEAPGRTGAPRTVRRR; from the coding sequence CTGCTCGACCCCGATCTGACCGGCGTCCCCGAGCACGTCCGCCGGCTGGTCACCGGCGCGGCGGACCTGCCTCTGCGGCACCGGCGCGCCGACGCCACCGACAGCGCCCGCCGGTCGGCGGTGCTGATCCTCTTCGGCCACGGCCCGGCCGGGCCCGACGTGCTGCTGATCGAGAAGTCCGACCGGCTGCGCACCCACGCGGGCCAGCCGGCGTTCCCCGGCGGCGGCGTCGACCCCGGCGACGACTACCCGGTGGGGACGGCGCTGCGCGAGGCGCACGAGGAGGTCGGGGTGGACCCGGCCGACGTCCGGGTGCTGGCCACGCTGCCCGAGCTGTTCCTGGGGCCCTCGGACAACCTCGTCGTCCCGGTCGTGGGGTGGTGGGACGACCCCCGCGAGACGGTGACCGGCGACCCGTTCGAGGTCGCCCAGGTCGCCCGGGTGCCCCTGGCGGCGCTGGTCGACCCGGTGAACCGCTTCCGGGTGCGGCACCCGTCGGGCTACGTCGGGCCGGCCTTCGCGGTGGCCGGGATGGTCGTGTGGGGCTTCACAGCCGGCGTGCTCGACGCCGTCCTCACCGCCTGCGGGCTCGAGCGGCCCTGGGACGCGACCGACGTGCGGCCGCTCGCCGCCGAGCAGGAGCGGGTGCGCGGGGCGCACGCGCAGGTCACCGAGGAGCCCGCCGACCGCGCCGCGCCGACGGTCGCCGAGGCCCCCGGACGCACAGGTGCGCCGCGTACGGTCCGACGGCGATGA
- a CDS encoding MarP family serine protease, whose translation MSFVDLALIALALLFALSGFRQGLIVSAASFVGFFGGAVAGAQLSGPVADQVSGSSLARVFVALVVVLAGALLGQLVFGAVGRAIRRKVTWEPAKVVDSVAGAFISAVAVLLVAWMVATPLANSAFPAVASQVRQSTLVQAVDQGVPDGVRSLYDSLREAIDRRGLPDVLDPLTPTQVRDVPAPDQGLLASPVVTQVRGSVVQISGIASSCSRQIDGSGFVYADERVMTNAHVLAGVTSPTVNAEGESYDAVPVFVDEETDVAVLAVPGLPQVPLTFAAQPADSGADAIIMGYPGGGGLYVGPARVRDRGDISGPDFRASQTVVRDVYALFGQVRAGNSGGPLLATDGTVLGVVFASAIDDPDTGYALTGAQVAEAAAAGSTARTPVDTGPCE comes from the coding sequence GTGTCCTTCGTCGACCTCGCGCTCATCGCGCTGGCCCTGCTGTTCGCGCTGTCGGGGTTCCGGCAGGGGCTGATCGTCTCGGCGGCGTCCTTCGTCGGGTTCTTCGGCGGGGCCGTGGCCGGTGCGCAGCTGTCGGGTCCCGTGGCCGACCAGGTCTCCGGGTCCAGCCTGGCCCGGGTGTTCGTGGCGCTGGTCGTCGTCCTCGCCGGGGCCCTGCTGGGCCAGCTGGTGTTCGGCGCGGTCGGGCGGGCCATCCGCAGGAAGGTCACCTGGGAACCGGCCAAGGTCGTCGACTCGGTGGCCGGGGCGTTCATCTCGGCCGTCGCCGTGCTGCTGGTCGCCTGGATGGTGGCCACCCCGCTGGCCAACTCGGCGTTCCCGGCGGTGGCCAGCCAGGTGCGCCAGTCGACGCTGGTGCAGGCCGTCGACCAGGGTGTGCCCGACGGTGTCCGGTCCCTCTACGACTCCCTGCGCGAGGCGATCGACCGCCGCGGCCTGCCCGACGTGCTCGACCCGCTCACCCCCACCCAGGTGCGCGACGTGCCCGCCCCCGACCAGGGCCTGCTCGCCAGCCCGGTGGTCACCCAGGTCCGCGGCTCGGTCGTCCAGATCAGCGGCATCGCCTCCTCCTGCTCCCGGCAGATCGATGGCTCGGGCTTCGTCTACGCCGACGAGCGGGTGATGACCAACGCCCACGTGCTGGCCGGCGTCACCTCGCCCACGGTCAACGCCGAGGGCGAGAGCTACGACGCGGTCCCGGTCTTCGTCGACGAGGAGACCGACGTCGCCGTGCTGGCCGTGCCCGGCCTGCCGCAGGTGCCGTTGACCTTCGCCGCGCAGCCGGCCGACTCCGGCGCCGACGCGATCATCATGGGCTACCCCGGTGGCGGTGGCCTCTACGTCGGCCCCGCCCGGGTGCGCGACCGCGGCGACATCAGCGGCCCGGACTTCCGCGCCTCGCAGACCGTCGTCCGCGACGTCTACGCGCTCTTCGGCCAGGTGCGCGCCGGCAACTCCGGTGGCCCGCTGCTGGCCACCGACGGCACCGTGCTGGGCGTCGTCTTCGCCTCGGCCATCGACGACCCGGACACCGGCTACGCCCTCACCGGCGCCCAGGTCGCCGAGGCCGCCGCCGCGGGCAGCACCGCGCGCACCCCCGTCGACACCGGCCCCTGCGAGTGA
- a CDS encoding type IV toxin-antitoxin system AbiEi family antitoxin domain-containing protein, with amino-acid sequence MHPQLLAAMLRRGGVFTTADAVAVGHTRHSIAALVRSGAWHGVRFGVYTTDHVRRQHTDAGSPHWLAAAAVLARLGRPSTVLSHATAGRLHDLVLPRDADTRVTLTDPERFRLGRGYRVLAARLPAGEVETRDPLRLTSVRRTLLDLGREWDVVDTVTALDDALADGRITLQDLVDGVLEQTHWVGVGNSAGAVGLARLGAHSPLETRTRLDLVAAGLPEPVLQAAVLQHDRLLAVLDMWWEGTPAFGECDGRVKWTDPWRGRSAADVAWEEKRRHDALVDLGLVGVRFAQPDLGRALAPKVDRLRGLLTQPLVLPPGVRIEQWRGGLRREPRARPWTADPGSSSSAAA; translated from the coding sequence ATGCACCCCCAGCTGCTGGCCGCGATGCTCCGACGCGGAGGCGTGTTCACCACCGCCGACGCCGTGGCCGTCGGGCACACCCGCCACTCCATCGCCGCCCTCGTCCGGTCGGGCGCGTGGCACGGCGTGCGCTTCGGCGTCTACACGACCGATCACGTGCGGCGTCAGCACACGGACGCCGGGAGCCCGCACTGGCTGGCTGCTGCCGCCGTGCTGGCCCGACTGGGCCGTCCGAGCACCGTCCTGAGCCACGCGACAGCCGGTCGCCTGCACGACCTCGTGCTCCCCCGGGACGCCGACACCCGGGTCACCCTGACCGATCCCGAGCGCTTCCGACTCGGCCGCGGCTACCGCGTGCTCGCCGCGCGCCTGCCAGCCGGGGAAGTCGAGACCCGCGACCCACTCCGACTCACCAGCGTCCGACGCACCCTGCTCGACCTGGGCCGCGAGTGGGACGTCGTCGACACCGTGACCGCCCTGGACGACGCCCTCGCCGACGGTCGGATCACGCTGCAGGACCTGGTGGACGGCGTCCTCGAGCAGACACACTGGGTCGGGGTGGGCAACTCCGCTGGCGCGGTCGGGCTGGCCCGCCTCGGCGCCCACTCCCCGTTGGAGACCAGGACGCGGCTCGACCTGGTCGCGGCCGGCCTGCCCGAGCCGGTCCTGCAGGCCGCCGTCCTCCAGCACGACCGGCTGCTGGCGGTCCTGGACATGTGGTGGGAGGGCACGCCCGCGTTCGGCGAGTGCGACGGCCGGGTGAAGTGGACCGACCCGTGGCGGGGCCGGTCAGCAGCGGACGTCGCCTGGGAGGAGAAGCGCCGGCACGACGCGCTCGTGGACCTCGGCCTGGTCGGCGTCCGCTTCGCCCAGCCGGACCTGGGACGAGCCCTCGCTCCCAAGGTCGACCGACTGCGCGGCCTCCTGACCCAGCCACTGGTGCTCCCGCCCGGCGTGCGCATCGAGCAGTGGCGAGGCGGACTGCGCCGGGAGCCCCGAGCGCGGCCGTGGACCGCCGACCCGGGCTCGTCCAGCTCGGCCGCAGCCTGA
- a CDS encoding alpha/beta hydrolase, translated as MTDAGAPRVPDGAPDATSVLLPGPWRHRDISANGVRLHAAEAGEGPLVLLLHGYPQFWWAWRHQLVALADAGFRAVAVDLRGYGGSDKPPRGYDLPTLSADVAAVVRALGESDAVVVGHDWGGLLGWTMAALHPRTVRGLVVVSSAHPRELRSAMTSGAQRRASRYALRYQLPRLPERRLTRDDDDPVAELLRRWAGPDWVHTTDFAEAVERYRQAARIPQAAYGAMEFHRWAFRSQLRPDGLRYARRMAAPVTAPTLQLHGALDRCILPATAHGSGRYVAGAYEWRELPGIGHFPHEETPDEVSAAIAAWAR; from the coding sequence GTGACCGACGCCGGGGCCCCGCGGGTCCCGGACGGCGCCCCCGACGCGACCAGCGTGCTCCTGCCCGGGCCCTGGCGGCACCGCGACATCTCCGCCAACGGGGTCAGGTTGCACGCCGCCGAGGCCGGAGAGGGCCCACTGGTCCTGCTGCTGCACGGGTACCCGCAGTTCTGGTGGGCCTGGAGGCACCAGCTGGTGGCCCTGGCCGACGCCGGGTTCCGGGCCGTCGCGGTCGACCTGCGCGGCTACGGCGGCAGCGACAAGCCCCCGCGTGGCTACGACCTGCCCACGCTGTCCGCCGACGTGGCCGCCGTCGTCCGGGCGCTGGGTGAGTCCGACGCGGTCGTCGTCGGGCACGACTGGGGCGGGCTGCTGGGCTGGACGATGGCCGCGCTGCACCCCCGCACGGTCCGCGGGCTGGTCGTCGTGTCCTCCGCGCACCCCCGCGAGCTCCGCTCGGCGATGACCTCGGGCGCCCAGCGCCGGGCCTCGCGGTACGCCCTGCGCTACCAGCTTCCCCGGCTGCCCGAGCGCCGCCTGACCCGGGACGACGACGACCCGGTCGCCGAGCTGCTGCGCCGCTGGGCCGGCCCCGACTGGGTGCACACCACCGACTTCGCCGAGGCCGTGGAGCGCTACCGTCAGGCCGCCCGGATCCCGCAGGCCGCCTACGGCGCGATGGAGTTCCACCGCTGGGCGTTCCGCTCCCAGCTGCGTCCGGACGGTCTGCGCTACGCCCGCCGGATGGCCGCCCCGGTCACCGCCCCCACCCTGCAGCTGCACGGCGCCCTCGACCGCTGCATCCTGCCCGCCACCGCCCACGGGTCCGGCCGCTACGTCGCCGGCGCCTACGAGTGGCGCGAGCTCCCCGGCATCGGCCACTTCCCCCACGAGGAGACCCCCGACGAGGTCAGCGCCGCCATAGCCGCCTGGGCCCGCTGA
- a CDS encoding phage holin family protein, producing MAHSAPTTRLSGEPAGPQEPSIGSLAQSAMADVSTLIRSEIELAKAEVGSSVKKVGIGGGLIAAGAVMLAFASIFLFIGLAELITWLGLPRFVSYFIVFGALVLFAALAIMVGVKLTKKMRKPERTIETLKDLPDVMRRELPGQRQRDLPVVRDGQFARQDPHSRLG from the coding sequence GTGGCCCACAGCGCGCCGACGACCCGACTGTCCGGAGAGCCGGCCGGTCCCCAGGAGCCCTCCATCGGCTCTCTCGCGCAGAGCGCCATGGCCGACGTCTCCACCCTGATCCGCAGCGAGATCGAGCTGGCCAAGGCCGAGGTCGGCTCGTCGGTGAAGAAGGTCGGCATCGGCGGGGGGCTCATCGCGGCCGGCGCCGTGATGCTGGCCTTCGCCTCGATCTTCCTGTTCATCGGGCTGGCCGAGCTGATCACCTGGCTGGGGCTGCCCCGCTTCGTCTCCTACTTCATCGTCTTCGGCGCCCTGGTGCTCTTCGCCGCGCTCGCGATCATGGTCGGCGTCAAGCTCACCAAGAAGATGCGCAAGCCCGAGCGCACGATCGAGACGCTGAAGGACCTGCCCGACGTCATGCGCCGCGAGCTCCCCGGCCAGCGTCAGCGCGACCTGCCCGTGGTGCGCGACGGGCAGTTCGCCCGGCAGGACCCGCACTCCCGCCTGGGCTGA
- the acs gene encoding acetate--CoA ligase translates to MSETETQGLSSEIPAGGVFDPPTALAEHANVTQADYDRAAEDRLGFWADAAGRLEWSKPWEEVLDWTNPPFAKWFTGGELNVAVNCVDRHVTAGNGDKVAYHWVGEPGDTRTITYAQLKDEVSKAANALTALGVQSGDRVAVYLPMIPEAVITMLACARIGAVHMVVFGGFSPDALASRIEDAGAKVVVTADGGFRRGAPSALKPAVDEALTKVAGVEHVLVVKRTEQDVEWTEGRDQWWHDLVDGQSTEHEAQAFDAEHPLYIMYTSGTTAKPKGILHTSGGYLTQVSWTHWATFDLKADTDVFWCAADVAWVTGHSYIVYGPLSNGATSVMYEGTPETPHRGRWWEIVQEYGVSILYAAPTVVRTFMKWGAEELEPLDLSTLRVLGSVGEPINPEAWLWYRKNVGGGTATVVDTWWQTETGAHMIAPMPGVVATKPGSAQRAIPGISAAVVDEEGKPIEPGATGYLVLTEPWPAMLRTIWGSDERYVETYWSRYGNNVYFAGDGAKLDEDGDIWLLGRVDDVMNVSGHRISTTEVESALVSHPTVAEAAVVGATDPQTGQGIVAFVILRGDATDSGEDLVKTLRQHVRKEIGPIASPRQIMVVAELPKTRSGKIMRRLLRDVAENRELGDVSTLTDSSVMELIGSKMPSSTED, encoded by the coding sequence GTGAGCGAGACCGAGACCCAGGGCCTGTCCAGCGAGATCCCGGCCGGCGGTGTGTTCGACCCGCCCACCGCACTGGCCGAGCACGCGAACGTCACGCAGGCCGACTACGACCGTGCCGCCGAGGACCGGCTGGGCTTCTGGGCCGACGCCGCCGGCCGCCTGGAGTGGTCGAAGCCCTGGGAGGAGGTCCTGGACTGGACGAACCCGCCCTTCGCGAAGTGGTTCACCGGCGGCGAGCTCAACGTCGCGGTCAACTGCGTCGACCGGCACGTCACCGCCGGCAACGGCGACAAGGTCGCCTACCACTGGGTCGGTGAGCCCGGGGACACCCGCACCATCACCTACGCCCAGCTCAAGGACGAGGTCTCGAAGGCCGCCAACGCACTCACCGCGCTCGGCGTGCAGTCCGGCGACCGGGTCGCGGTCTACCTTCCGATGATCCCCGAGGCCGTGATCACGATGCTGGCCTGCGCCCGCATCGGCGCCGTCCACATGGTCGTGTTCGGCGGCTTCTCCCCCGACGCCCTGGCCTCCCGCATCGAGGACGCCGGCGCGAAGGTCGTCGTCACCGCCGACGGCGGCTTCCGCCGGGGTGCGCCCTCGGCGCTCAAGCCCGCGGTCGACGAGGCCCTGACCAAGGTCGCCGGCGTCGAGCACGTGCTGGTGGTCAAGCGCACCGAGCAGGACGTCGAGTGGACCGAGGGCCGCGACCAGTGGTGGCACGACCTCGTCGACGGCCAGTCCACCGAGCACGAGGCTCAGGCCTTCGACGCCGAGCACCCGCTCTACATCATGTACACGTCCGGGACGACGGCGAAGCCCAAGGGCATCCTGCACACCTCCGGCGGCTACCTCACCCAGGTGTCCTGGACGCACTGGGCGACCTTCGACCTGAAGGCCGACACCGACGTCTTCTGGTGCGCCGCGGACGTGGCCTGGGTGACCGGCCACTCCTACATCGTCTACGGCCCGCTCTCCAACGGCGCCACCTCGGTGATGTACGAGGGCACCCCGGAGACCCCGCACCGCGGCCGCTGGTGGGAGATCGTCCAGGAGTACGGCGTCTCGATCCTCTACGCCGCCCCGACCGTCGTCCGCACCTTCATGAAGTGGGGCGCCGAGGAGCTCGAGCCCCTCGACCTGTCCACCCTGCGGGTGCTCGGCTCGGTCGGTGAGCCGATCAACCCCGAGGCGTGGCTCTGGTACCGCAAGAACGTCGGCGGCGGGACGGCGACGGTGGTCGACACCTGGTGGCAGACCGAGACCGGCGCGCACATGATCGCCCCGATGCCCGGCGTCGTGGCCACCAAGCCCGGCTCCGCGCAGCGCGCGATCCCCGGCATCTCGGCTGCCGTGGTCGACGAGGAGGGCAAGCCGATCGAGCCCGGCGCCACCGGCTACCTGGTGCTCACCGAGCCGTGGCCGGCGATGCTGCGCACGATCTGGGGCTCCGACGAGCGCTACGTGGAGACCTACTGGTCGCGCTACGGGAACAACGTCTACTTCGCCGGGGACGGCGCCAAGCTCGACGAGGACGGCGACATCTGGCTGCTCGGCCGGGTGGACGACGTGATGAACGTGTCCGGGCACCGCATCTCCACGACCGAGGTCGAGTCGGCCCTGGTCAGCCACCCGACGGTCGCCGAGGCCGCCGTCGTCGGGGCGACCGACCCGCAGACCGGCCAGGGCATCGTGGCCTTCGTGATCCTGCGCGGGGACGCCACCGACTCCGGTGAGGACCTGGTGAAGACCCTGCGCCAGCACGTCCGCAAGGAGATCGGCCCGATCGCCTCGCCGCGGCAGATCATGGTCGTGGCCGAGCTGCCCAAGACCCGCTCGGGCAAGATCATGCGCCGCCTGCTTCGCGACGTGGCCGAGAACCGCGAGCTCGGTGACGTCTCGACGCTCACCGACTCCTCGGTGATGGAGCTCATCGGCTCCAAGATGCCGAGCTCGACGGAGGACTGA
- a CDS encoding (2Fe-2S)-binding protein — translation MPDDAQTAVAARFPGAATLGLLVPPGSRPLAGTALADVAWTTEHLELQAVTGRTADRRVLATLWWYSASLVLLGPALAGLVAGRALSARLEDTTLHVVGDLPWAATATAATGDVVVELRDSLAAVVATVAEAGGLREAPLRAIATDALANKLLALGRSRRDVGAVTALAGPLAREAGLPAPRFVEAGGQRFTRRASCCQIWRVPHEVLCTSCPRRDAAERQVLLEDTAARMG, via the coding sequence CTGCCGGACGACGCCCAGACGGCCGTCGCGGCCCGGTTCCCCGGCGCCGCCACCCTCGGGCTGCTGGTGCCCCCGGGCTCGCGGCCGCTGGCCGGGACGGCGTTGGCCGACGTCGCGTGGACCACCGAGCACCTGGAGCTCCAGGCGGTGACCGGCCGGACCGCGGACCGGCGGGTGCTGGCCACCCTCTGGTGGTACTCGGCGTCCCTGGTGCTGCTGGGTCCGGCGCTGGCCGGGCTGGTGGCCGGCCGGGCGCTGTCGGCGCGGCTGGAGGACACCACGCTGCACGTGGTCGGGGACCTGCCGTGGGCGGCCACCGCGACGGCGGCCACCGGGGACGTGGTGGTGGAGCTGCGCGACTCCCTGGCCGCGGTCGTGGCCACCGTGGCCGAGGCCGGCGGCCTGCGGGAGGCGCCGCTTCGGGCGATCGCCACGGACGCGCTGGCCAACAAGCTGCTCGCGCTGGGCCGGTCGCGGCGGGACGTCGGCGCGGTCACCGCCCTGGCCGGGCCGCTGGCCCGGGAGGCGGGTCTGCCCGCCCCGAGGTTCGTCGAGGCGGGCGGCCAGCGGTTCACCCGGCGGGCGTCGTGCTGTCAGATCTGGCGGGTGCCGCACGAGGTGCTGTGCACGTCCTGCCCGCGCCGGGACGCCGCCGAGCGGCAGGTCCTGCTGGAGGACACCGCCGCCCGGATGGGGTGA
- a CDS encoding SDR family NAD(P)-dependent oxidoreductase yields the protein MTDPTTPLDGKVALVTGASSGIGAATARALAAAGASVAIGARRADRLEALAQELRAEGATVLTVDLDVTDEAACAAAVARTREELGGLDVVVNSAGLMLLGPIVDADTEDWRRMITTNVLGTMYVTHAAIEGLVAQGSGDVVNISSVAGRVARSGAGVYNASKWAVNAFSESLRQEVTAQGVRISLVEPGAVDTELNDQITNEQARKTSKENYASMRSLQAEDVARAILYVVTQPAAVAVNEVLVRPTDQTQP from the coding sequence ATGACCGACCCCACCACCCCCCTCGACGGGAAGGTCGCCCTGGTCACCGGCGCCTCCTCCGGCATCGGCGCGGCCACCGCCCGCGCGCTGGCCGCCGCCGGGGCGTCCGTGGCGATCGGTGCCCGTCGCGCCGACCGGCTCGAGGCCCTCGCCCAGGAGCTGCGCGCCGAGGGCGCCACCGTGCTCACCGTCGACCTCGACGTCACCGACGAGGCGGCCTGCGCGGCCGCCGTCGCGCGCACCCGGGAGGAGCTCGGTGGGCTCGACGTCGTCGTCAACTCCGCCGGCCTCATGCTGCTCGGCCCGATCGTGGACGCCGACACCGAGGACTGGCGCCGGATGATCACCACCAACGTGCTGGGCACCATGTACGTCACGCACGCCGCGATCGAGGGCCTGGTCGCCCAGGGCTCGGGCGACGTGGTGAACATCAGCAGCGTCGCCGGCCGGGTCGCCCGGTCCGGTGCCGGGGTCTACAACGCCAGCAAGTGGGCGGTCAACGCCTTCTCCGAGTCCCTCCGCCAGGAGGTCACCGCCCAGGGCGTGCGGATCTCCCTGGTCGAGCCCGGCGCCGTGGACACCGAGCTGAACGACCAGATCACTAACGAGCAGGCCCGGAAGACGTCGAAGGAGAACTACGCGTCGATGCGCTCGCTGCAGGCCGAGGACGTCGCCCGGGCCATCCTCTACGTGGTCACCCAGCCGGCCGCGGTCGCCGTCAACGAGGTGCTCGTGCGCCCCACCGACCAGACCCAGCCCTGA
- a CDS encoding class F sortase, protein MRPRCGCGAVVASPAEEGGSSSGLAVLVVLLTLVGGGFVYGYDEVTDPAADAAVASTPIVPASLSVPAIGVEAPVESRGTVQYENPFTGQPVTGYGVPESMATTSWWSDGPQPGSGQMAVVLGHDVPGDEAGVFDGLADLEPGDAVVLTDAAGTQLQLQVIEDPLTGLDKATSDLSDALNGHPEGADVALVTCGGEYDSSAGASEENVVVFASVV, encoded by the coding sequence GTGCGTCCGCGCTGTGGCTGCGGGGCCGTCGTGGCGTCACCGGCTGAGGAAGGCGGCTCGAGCTCGGGCCTGGCCGTCCTCGTCGTCCTGTTGACCCTGGTCGGCGGCGGGTTCGTCTACGGCTACGACGAGGTGACCGATCCGGCCGCCGACGCAGCGGTCGCGTCCACCCCCATCGTCCCGGCCTCGCTCAGCGTGCCGGCGATCGGCGTGGAGGCACCGGTGGAGTCCCGGGGCACCGTGCAGTACGAGAACCCGTTCACCGGGCAGCCGGTGACCGGCTACGGCGTCCCGGAGAGCATGGCCACCACGTCCTGGTGGTCCGACGGCCCGCAGCCCGGGTCCGGACAGATGGCCGTGGTCCTGGGCCACGACGTGCCCGGGGACGAGGCCGGCGTGTTCGACGGGCTCGCCGACCTGGAGCCCGGGGACGCCGTCGTCCTCACCGACGCCGCCGGCACCCAGCTGCAGCTCCAGGTGATCGAGGACCCGCTGACCGGCCTGGACAAGGCCACCTCGGACCTCTCCGACGCCCTCAACGGCCACCCCGAGGGTGCCGACGTCGCCCTGGTCACCTGCGGCGGGGAGTACGACTCCTCGGCCGGTGCCAGCGAGGAGAACGTGGTGGTGTTCGCCTCCGTCGTCTGA